The Denticeps clupeoides chromosome 4, fDenClu1.1, whole genome shotgun sequence genome segment ttgacttggagttacgttgtgttgtttaagtgttccctttatttttttgtgcagtgtataTTTATAGATAGCTCTCCAGCTCAGGGACTGcatctaattttttttgctgggactgcatctaattttttttgctggtgtcttcccattgtaagtcgctttggataaaagcgtctgccaaataaagtaaagtaaagtaaagtaatttctttgtacttgttacaatgacacaGATATTCTGATCTGGGATCATTTGCACAATCGGTAGCTGCTGAAACTTATACGACAGTGTTATTCAACAGCATCATAATCATGTGGCTATATGAATGTAATCAATAGAATACAatggaatgatatttaaagagatgTAACAGTTACAACTGATTTTGTGGTTTTGCTCACTGGAATTCTCAGTTAACGATACAAAACACAGTACATAAGTTCATTACCGCAAAGCACAATGCAGGGAGTTGTTGGAAGCTGCTCACTTGTGACCTCACATGGAAGACAAGTGTCCTCCACTTTCACCATcaatttttcttcatcttcactGAAGTAGACCAGAAGTATCTGTACACATGTTAGTATCGTGGCTTCCGTGCTTCTTTCATCGAAGTTGATGAGTATCTTTgagattttttcattttggcccTGTGGCAGTGACTGGAAATAATTCAATATTCTTCCACACTTACTGGACATTGCTGCATAAAAATTGGCATTCAAGCTGACTCCTGTAAGTTTGTGAAAATGTGCTTTAGAACCACACATTTCAAACAGATATGGCCACATCTTCGAAAGCTCATGTGTTCCAGTCCCTGTGACTATGTCTTTTCTTTGTGCGCGGAATGTTGAAATCATCAACTTCACAATCTTGTTGTGGTCTTTCACGCCATCTCTGTGCAAATTAAGCAgttcctcctgtttctccttttgtgtttttgtggtttcCTGTAATGGTAGACAACTTGGTTGCCAATTAATGCAACCATAGGAATCCagtcttgttttcttgcttctgACATCTTGAGTTTCTGTCTTCAGTGTCTTTGTATGACGTCTTTTCAGCTGGAATCTCACATTCTCTCGCTTTAGGTTATCAACTCTGCACTGCAACTGCTTTGTTAATGAATCATACCCACTGCCAGTGGTTTGGTGGCCACTAATATCTTTGAAACTCTTAGGATATTTCAGCGCCATCTTCCGAGCTATCTCAGCCAAATGCTTCTTTCTTGGGTTTTGGCACACAGTCAGGACTTCATCTACAATTAGACGAACTATCTCCCTTCGTTCTCTACCAGATGGCCGCTCCTGCTTTTCAAACTTTGTTCTTACTGAGTGAGGAATTTTACTCCAAGGAACCACAAAATCATGGTGCCAGTCATGGTCTGTATACTGCTTTCTGGTTTGTGTGGACAAGAAACTTGAATCTGATGGAGTATCAGCACACGAAGAGCTCTCACTTCCACTGCAGACAGCTCGGAGGCTTGGAATGActaaaacaaaattaaagtaTAATTCAGAATATCTTCCAATGTACATCAACATTCTCAGTTTCTATCACAACCACATAACTTCCATTGCAGGACAAATTGGTCACACGTATCATAAAATCACAGGTGACAAAACAATTATGTGTCAGAAAAGGTACCTGGAAGTAAACTGTCAATTCTTGAACTTTATGTGTTGAATAAGTATATGGGTTCGAGTGATGCTAGTTAGttaatgtaattgtaatgcTATATGACTGGATCAGACCATGTCCAAAATGGCAAGGCTTTTGGCCGATTTTATGGCTGATCAGTTAATTTGcaatggttattattattagtgtgtaaaatgtttttcaaactGTGGGGTGCTCTGGCCCCCAATGGTTGTGCAGACATTAAATAGCTTGTTTGTATGACTGGAAGCCCATTTCCACTGCTTGGTAGCTGGATTTATGATAccaggaactttttttttacatttacatttacagcatttacccatatccagagcgacttacaatcagtagtcacagggacttcccccctggagcaatttagggttaagtgtcttgctcagggacacaatggtagtaagcgggatttgaacctgggtcttctgactcataggcgagtgtgtgacccactaggctactaccaccatatctTCATTTAGAAACGATGCATGAAATAGAGTAGATCTGAGTCAAGTTGTGCTGGTAACATGCTGTGAAAAAAGGTTATAATGTGTTGGCATAGCTGATAAAGACTCACATCTGACTAAACTTGGATTTGAAGTCCTATCATCAGTGCGCCTCACGGTGATCTCACTGTTGGAAGCTTCATTGTCCTGAACTTGTGTACAAAAAATACACTCACAAACAGGTACagacattaaatgtaaaaatatgactTTGAACAACAATTAAAGAGCCAAGAACTATGtatacaatttaaattattCTATAGTCCTGGACTATAAGACAGCAAATGCCTTTGTGATGCTGAATGGAAACCAATCCTGCCACAGACTCACACCCCTAAATAAAAACATGAGAGGAAACTCTCATGAATCACAGTGATTGGTCCACATTACAATCATGTATGTGGTACAAACAataattcacaaaaaaatgtatacctTTCAATCGAGAAATCAGTTTTCTTGCTTCAATTGGCCTGAGGACATCAGACAGATCCGTGTCTTGAACATACTTCAGATCGTCAAGTGTTTCCACACCGAGACCTTTGAGTGCATTAATAAGTGACTGCTGGGATGTAAGGTTTGGCAAAATTGACTGCGTGAAGGCAGCTAGGGCATCATCTACATCCGCCACGGTCCCTAAATTAAAGgaggaaaacatatcaaaaagGTCATTTGCTACACAGTCTATACTATGCTTAAGTAAAATTACTATGGTTCCATATTTGCACAGGTCAGACAGTGTGAAGTAAACATGacttaaaaagtattttaggCATTTCCTTCACTGACCCAACTTGTAAAGAATCCTGGTACAGGATGAGCTTTAGGGTTAAGTCTGagcaatattgcaaatataaccaGGAACAGCATGTGGGACTATCATTCAATCTTTAAAAGAAATTCATCAAATAAAGGAcattcatattatttttatatatgtctgAAAAGGGCACATATTGGTTTTAAAACCAGTTGCAATGAGGCATTACTGTATTGTTTTCGCgttaaacctttttaaaaaacagtgcTATTGGTTTTGCTAAATCTCATGAATAATATGTGACAGATGTAAGATGCCTATAGAATGCCTATAGTTCTTTTCTACATTAGTGCTAATGTCACCCAATACACCGTATaaaaagacaattttttttctcttactgtctgattttaaatcaaacaaaactttcagttttaggcccgtttggattcccaaaataatttctatttgctaaatttcaaaataatgtgtgagagaatgtTTGAGattttcaaagtcaaaagttttacttacatttgctcagtatttggtagaattgcctttaaactgaatgacttgAGGCAAACTTTTTGGGtatccttccacaagcttctcacaacagtttaatggaattttggccaattcctcctgacagaactggtgtaattgagtCAGGTTTGTAGGCCGCCTTGCTCTCACATGTCTTTTCAGCTGTCCTACAAATTTTCTATGGGATTGAGATCAGTGCTTTGTGatggccactccaaaacattgacACTGTTGTTTTTAAgccactttgtaaccaattATGCAGTTttcttagggtcattgtccatttggaagatGCATTTGTACCCAAGCTttaacttcctggctgatgtcttgagatgctgcatcaatatttcaacatactgttctttcttcatgatgACATGTATTTTGTGAAGTGCATCAGTCCCTCCTGCAACAAAACACCccaacatgatgctgccacctccgTACTTCACAGTTGGGGTGGTGTTTCTCAGGCTTGAAGGCTTCCCCatttttcctccaaatatgacaatggtcattatggccaaacagttcaatttttgttttgtcagaccacaggacatgtctccagaaattagggtctttgtccctgtgtgtatttgcaaaaaATCTGTCTTTTTATGTCACTTTTGGAGTAATGGCTTTTTCCTCTGTGAGTAGCCATTTAGCTCATGTCGGTACAGGACTCGTTTCATTGTGGATGATAATAATACACTCTTACCAGCTTCAGCCAGTATCTTCACGtggtcttttgcttttgttctgggatTGATACGCACATTCTGCACCAGAACACATCTCTCTTTCTGAGCAATATGATGGCGGGACATTCCCATGTTATTTATACTTGCGCATAActgtttgaacagatgaacatGGCACCTTCAGGCATCTGGAACTTGCTCCCAAGGATGAAAAAgtcttgtggaggtccacaattctCTTCCAGATGTTTTGGCTGATTTCTTTTGACTTtcccatggtgtcacaaaaTAAAGCAGCGTCTTGAGGTGTGcctttaaatacatccacagGTGTGCCACgggtgtatgtaaacttttgactttgaagaaagtaataaaaaaaaaagaaaaaaaattctctcacacattgTTTAGATATTTAGtgaatagaaattattttgggaacaggcctaaaactgaacgttttgtatgatttaatatcagccagtaagaaaaaaaaaaaaaaaagttatgtctttttatacagtgtatgtaaacttttggtttcaactgtatctAGTTATACCAAGTTTGCAGTATGATTGATTGGCTACAGCGTCTGTGGTATAACGTATAACTACGTATAACCACTTAGTTATACGttgtggctgctggagcccatcccaggacactgggaccagagcacacacactcaattcaACTCAATACATACAAGGTTCAAGCTAGAATTCGAACAACCTTGGAGATGCCAGGCCACACTGCTGTGTGCCATGGCAGCTCCcaattaaatttaaatggaaGTGCTTTGAATTgtactgatctgagatcagatCGTTTGAAACAAACACCAATTATTTTGTATTGATTGTTGCTGTTTGTTTTATGCAGGCTATGCATTGGATGCCTATTACCGTAGTCTAAGCAgccacaatatttacattttataatttgTTCGGTtctgtgtatattttttttgctaataaGTATTCCACTCATAAAGCATCATCATCTTCACTACCTCTCAATTACTGAAAAACGAATGTGAAATCCACCAAAGGTAGGATTCTCCTGAGCCCTCTTCTTACTGCCTACAAAATTTCACCCCATGTAGCCATTACCTGATTAAATCCAGTTAAAGTTAAACCTTCAAGAACTTACCTGGATAAACCAAACCAACGGCACACACAAAACTCACTGCAAGTTAATATTGTGTTTTCCTTTCTAAAGCACTAGTCTAAATATATAACACATTGTGCCAATTAATAAAAGAGACAGACAGtcaagtaaaatgtaaaaactgataACACATCTTTAAATAactaataattcaataattagTGAACTGAATATTCAACATAAGATACTATCTTTATTTGAATATACAGTATCAAACCATTTATAAAATTCACATGTTAGTGAAATAACCATAAGAACTagtatttttataaatttacagtcatttttaaaaaaataaaaattcaactACAGGCTACTAACCATCCTTTCAAAAAACAGATATTATCagtcacattttactgtgttttgACTGAAAACCTTTTTTCTTGTATAGTGCACGACAGGCAACAGAACAGAAGATGCATGTACATGTCTTGAAACCTGTGACTACAGCTCAGTAGTAGGGGTGCAATGGTACAGGTATCCCACATACCTCAGTTTTTGGGCAACGGTTTCGGTTAATTCCAGAATCTCAGTGAGTGGTTTTCTTCCTCTCCACGTTCAACCTAAAATCGACTTCAAATCACCACACGGACCCTCACTGTTACAGGTTTTACCTTTTCGAGAAACTCATTGACGCTGCTCCAGTTACAACAGCATGAGAGGGGGTGAGTGGGTGGAGGCACAACAAGTTAACTTGGGACCATTGGTGTTTACAGCTTAACAGGCTCTGTTGAGGGCTTATGTCCAAATCACAGGACATATCTAGACCAATTTGaaaatgaattgcaaaacaAATCCCCCAGGGCAGACCGAATGGTTCAATATTTTACCATTGCACCCCTAGAATAAGTACTATAGCACAATCAACCCAGTTAAATTATCAATACCAAAAGGACCTGTTTGAATATACAGTACGATTTAACAGTGTTGGATGTGCAGCAACACCAGGAAAACGTATGCATGTAAAatcttattaataaaatgaccCAAGTACCCAAGGCCATGGCAGGCCACAGGGTTAATTCAGCTCAGGTGATGCTGAGCTGTTTATAGCAATATGTATAACATTTTACAGTTATAACTATATGTACAACAATTTTCAGTTACAATTACAGTCCTGGTTACCAAGCTAGTTAATGCTGCCCAGCTTTAGATTGCTAGAGATGATTGTGAATTTCATCAACTCATCTGCATAAGACTATGTGAGTAGTCACATAAGCTATATTCActacttttcattttattacaaacaattGTCAAAACATGTTTTCCAGTGACTTTTCTTAAAATCCCTGGGTGCTGATCTACAGACTCGTCCACCAAAAAAGTTGGTCCCACAAGAGCATAAAAAAGGCAGGATGTAAACTAAGCACCAATTCTACTCAAGACATCATGTGTAGCCAAGGGCCACTTCTTCAGAGTGGCTGCGCTGGTGGAGTTTGAGTGAGTTGAGATGTGAATAGGCTTTTCCACACTCATCACAactgtagggcttctctccggtgtgaCAGCGCTGATGGGAGATGAGGTGGGAGGTGCAGTAAAAGCGCTTGCCACAGAGCGAGCAGATGAAAGGTCTCTCACCTGTGTGAATGCGCTGATGGATCTTCAGGTAGAAGCGCGTGGTGAACGTCTTCCCACACTGACCGCAGCGCGATCGCTTCTCGCAGTTGTCGGAGGTCTCTGCGGCATCACTTGCTATGTGCTCCTGCTCCTGGACAACGTGGCTGCCACCATCAGCAGGATGCTGCTGTGGGTACCTGTTCTCTTGATGAAGCCCACGCTGCGACCGGACAGGGTCCTCTGCTGTGCAGTGCTCCCAAACGCTGCACTGTTTACCATCAATAGACGCGTTTTGCTGTGTGCCCTCCCCTGCTGAACACAGCGAGAAGACATGGGCATCAGCTGAATATCCAGCTCaaaagaaatggctcattttaacAATATACTGATCAAATTTCAGAGATTAAGGCCAGTCATGCTAATGTGGGGCTATACAGTGTACTGTTCCACACATCATCTGCTCAATTTACCACTTTCTGTTGTATCATGTCTTATGCTATATTGTTTGATGGCACCCAAGCTCAGTGTGTATTCCATAAAGGATCAGCGGATTAGCTAAACTATTGAAATCGTGAAGTCCAGCACTTAATAGAAGCTTAATAGAAGATTAGCTAAACTATTGAAATCGTGAAGTCCAGCACTTAATAGAAGTGCTGTGTACCTAATCTCATACTGGCACGACTTGACATTTCACTTCAATTATCCAGCTTACTGGAAATTCCCCGGTGATAAACTCTCTAAGTCTGTTGGGCACCTGAACTAAACAGGCTAGATGGTAGCGCTGAAAATAACAGGTGGTTACAAGCAGAAGCAACACGTTCAAGTCATTACTCGTGGAGTGGACTACTGTCCTCTACCTTCAGCTGGTGTGCTGGACGTGTCCTCTTCCCAGCCATCTGCTTCGCCTTTAACATTTGTACCTTGGAGAAATTCTTAAATTAACCACAAACCAATAACTtcagaattaataaaaatattaaatattataaattataaatgtttATACGTATATGAACGAAATGGGTATGTTTCAGTCATACTCATACAGTGTGAGTTGGTCCAGGGCTCTTCCTCAGTCTTCTCCTCTTTGACTTGAGGAGACTCAGATTGTTCCTTGTCAACATTTACAGCCTGAAAtgaagcaaaaaatataaataaaaacatgacaatTGCACCAGGAAAACCAGAGAATAGGGAATAAACGTGGCAGACCGGTCCATTACTAACCTGTAGTGTGAATGAGTGAATAGACGAATCTTTCCAGTCTGTGTCAGTCCAGGAGGAAACTGtggtaaacagaaaaaaaaaaaaaaaaaactcaaacaagTGTTGCGAATCAGTGTCAAacatgaagtgtgtgtgaagaCTTCAGGTTTTGTGAATTAAGCTTACGATTGAGGGATTACatatatgcattttatatttctCGAGTCACATTTACGCACACCACTTTGAGATCGATTAAAAGCGCTTTACAAGCCAATAAACCTGCCGACGTCGCTTGATCACCTCGCCCGGCCGCCGCCGCGTTGTCAACTTGGACGCCCACGGACCGCGAGCTGGTGGCGGCTCTCAGCGCCTCTGCGCGCCTCGCCGCCTTCGCCTCGTTCTCCGCCAGCTGCAGCCTGCGCCACAAGAGCCCGATCTCCCGCTCCTGGCGTGAAATCGCCAGGCGCAGGACGGCCGAGTCGTTCTCCACGACTTTGCACATTTCCGCCAGCGCGGACTTGGCGAACACTTCCATGATAGAAGTCAACTGTGACTGGACGTCGGAGGAGCTCGACATGCTGTCCGACACGGTCGACTCGctcgatattttttttaaaggtatttGCTTATTTGACGGCTTAACTTATGTACGTAGCCTCGGTGAAGCGGTAAGCTAGCCAGCTATTTCCAAGGCAGCGGGCTAGTCGCCTCGACAAGCCGACGAACTTAGAAAACAGTACATTGGTGCGAGAGAAAGTTCCAGTCAAACACAAAAGGCAGGTGGCGGTTTACAGAAACGTGCCCGGCCCACTGAAGTGTGCAGTACACACTTCTATACTCCaaaccaatttttaaaaaagccgcACACAGCTCCGTGATCGGCTGCTTTCGTCACGTCCCTGCAGGCAGCCATTGCTTGCGCGTGTGTCGTGAACGCAGTGCAGCGCGTGCGCCTCCTGGCGACCAATGAAAAACGTCGAGGTGGCAGAATTACCGTAAACCATCGTAAACCACCGCAAATTACCGTAAAGACATCGGCACCCATGACCAATGCGAGTTGAAAATTGGGTTTTATTGTTAACGGAAGACACCCTTTGCAAATACGAAATATGCAATGATTATAAAAATTGTATGACACATTACAGACACGTTACAGATTACACGAGACATATTCTTTCCACAGGTAGCCCAAACATCACTTACCATCCATGTATACAGCAGGATGCACACTTTACGTTGAGAATTTTGgaatttgtacaaatatttgTAATGAATTAATGTACCTACATACATTGACATCTGAAACCCTCTTCCTTACATCATTCAACCATCAACACCATAACAAGTCAAAATGCAAACATGGCAATACatagaaaatgacaaaatgaaaaaattctaataatacTGTATATACCAATATTCAAACATTCAACTAAGCCATGTTCTGTTAATCACTCTTTTTCCACTGTTTGTCAATTGGCAAGCATGTTTAACCTTTTTCACAATGTCAGTCATCCACATCCTCTCTTCACCAGTCCTTCATGGTTGTGTATCCCCTACATTTATTCTTCTTGACATTCTGgtactctctccctctccttgtCTCTCTCGactttttccttctccttctctcgctctcttgtTGCTCTGGCCACAGCCTCGTCAAAACAAATACTGACTCCACTGTTCCTCTTTGCCTCGTCTCTTCGCCTGTCTTTCTCTGCATCCCATGGGCCCAGGCTGTCCCTCTTTCCGTCCCTATCTCcattcttctctccctccctccctggtTTGTCCTGTCTTTTCTGGGTCCCATTCTCTTTTTCACCGACTTGATCTGCTCTGCCCTCCACCTTTTCCGCACCTCTGTTTTCAGTGTTGGGAGGATCTCTGTGCCGCTGTTTCTCTGCGCGTCTTGCATCCTGGTGAATCTGAGGGTCTCTCTGCTCACGCTGCTGGACGTCCCTGACATCCGGGTGCTGTGCCTGCATGTCCCTCTGCTGGAGCTGTTGCCTCAGGTTGAGCGCAGTGAGACGGGAGTGCTGGGGTTTGGGGGGCACTATGGGGACAGCCTTCGCGTGGTGCGTTTTGGGTGCCCAGTGTTTCGACACAACCAGTGTTCGCCCCACCCCTGGCCCAAGGTCCTCACTACTCTCCCTCTTCTGGTTTTCTTTCCCAACATTCTCTCCCCCTCTGCTGTCCCCTCCACAACATGAGcccttgtttttttcctccactgctTCATCTCTCCTTTCAGCCTCCATTGCGTCTTTCTTTTGTGAGATGTCTTCTTCtttgtcttcctcttcctcctgtgtACCCTCATTACTATAGTTTTCTGGTTTGTCTTTAGAAGGTTCTTGACTGTTATCTACTCCAACCCACTCTTCTTCTGTCTCTCCTTTGCTGTCTCCCTTTCcctcctctccttctttcttttcactTGTGTTTCCAccaacactctcacacacttggtcatttttctcactttcagTTGACTTTTGTCTCTCTGACCACCCCCCTGTTCTTTTGGTGTCTAGTTCCAGCAGAAACGCCCCAGAGGCTTCGTTCATCTCTGGAGATGCTGAACTCGTCACGGCTGCGCTTGCAGAGGGTGCAGCAGCAGTGCTGGAAGAACCAGATTCCTCAGTCTCACTCACAGCGTCATCACAGCATGTTTCAGTATCATCTACTAGAAAATCTCTTTGAACATGAATGGGAGGGTGGTGTTCTTCTATGTGCACATCCTGTGGCAGAAGAACATCATCTTCCTCAGCATTTGTGCCAGTGTTAGTAACTTCATCTTCAGATTCAGTCCTGTTTGTGAGAGAGAAGAGTGCTGAAAGTTTGTGGAAGATATTATGGTATTgtatatattgttattattattatcaataggTAGACACAGTTGAGGTCAAAATTATTAGTCACCCAGGAATTATAGAACATTTTCCTAAACTGCTTCCCAACGTTTGCAGCATTGGTGAAACCTgatatatttaaacatttgctCGTGTGTTTTGTAAtataaaagacatttttaggcttgctttttatgaaatatagtaaaaaatatGCTGACATATTTGGGCCATCGTCACAGAAGAACCCCTTTACGCAGAGTGGCACATCAGAACCTAACTGAGTTTTGCACGTGAACATTTGAAAGGTAAAGATGATTTGTCATTTTGAGGAAGAATaagcaaaaatacaaaaaccaaGATCCTGGATTGGACCATGCAGAacccagacctcaatcctattgagaatctgtggtggGGGCTAaaagtgaatgtccatgctTGGAAACCATGCAATTTGGACCAGCTCGAACAAGAAATCCCTGTGCAAACCTAGTAAAGAACTACTCTAAGAGACTAGTGTCATTTGTGGCTCAGAATGACTACAGTActtttcatttttgccatttcttgtttttcttgtatcaataaaatatccaaATTAAACTTAGTGGACATTGTTATTTGTAGAGTATCCAAAATAACAGACACtttttcatggagaaatcaaGAGTGTTGTCTAATTTCATAAGGGTGGATAATAATTTTGGCATCGACTGGACATCAGTCAGAAATAACATTATGAgcactgacaggtgaagtgactACCCTTTATTATCATTGATATTCAGTGACTTATCAAGTGCCCATGGCAGTGGGTTGGGTTTATTAGGTAGCGAGTGAATATATTGCCCTTAAAGTTGATGTGTTGAGAAATTTAAATTAGCAAGTGTAAGAACTTGAGCAATTCCATCAAGGGCCAAGACAGCTAGAAGGCTGGGTCAAGGTATCTCCAAAACTGTAGCTCTTGTGTGATGTTCTTGGTCAACAGTAGTCAGGGATTCccaaaaatgaagaaatgaaaccTAGTGCAATGGCAGCAGAGCAGCCAAGCCTCATTCATGCATGTGGGGAATACGGAATAGCCCGCATTGCCAGATCCAATAGAAAAGTTACTGTAGCCCAAATTCTATAGATCTCAGTCTAGTgtagcatctgtgggatgtgctgtaAAAACGTTAGGTTACTTAACACAATGTTCGTTTCTGAGGTGACATGAGTGAGGGAATGTTTGAATGATAAAAATATGATCCATGGAGACATCGCCCTGCAACTAACAAGAATACAAGAGTAGCCTCAGAGGCCTAGGACTAGAATTAGGTGAGCGGTCGTAATGTTATGGGTGGTAGGGCATCCAAAAGTGTGGCCATATGCATTTGTTTACTTGTGgatactgtgtgtgttctgtgtaaGGTACTTACATCTGCCTGTCGATCATATATTCAGAGATTGTAGCAGGTTGTAGGCCTGCCCCTGCTCCTGAGATATCTTCTGTTTTCGCATTCCTGCCATTTGACTCTGAATTATCAGCATGATTTATCATCTCTGACTCTGGGTTGTTTGACTGGTCAATAGAATGAGTGTCCCAGTCAGCGCTGGGTATGTGAGTTCCGTCTGTCTCAGGCTGGCCGGGTGATTCGATGCCTTGAGTTTTCTCACAACCAACAGCACCTTGTCCATGGCTTTCAAGGTCTGAGACATTTGAATGGTTAACACATAAGTCATTGGAATTGTGTGGTTCATCTGAGTCTATTAACTGGCTAACAGCACATGAGGTCACAACTGTTTGGTCAGATTCCTGTAATTTGCTTACAACACATATGTCTGTGTTCTCGCTGCTCACTGCACCAGTCCAGCTGGTGCCATGGAACAACAGATCAGCTGGCAGACTTTGGTAGAACATGTCATCCttgtcttcatcatcttcatcataaTCACTTGGCTCAGATGTGTCCACATCTTCTTCGTCAGAAGGAGAGGTGATTGTTACACTGCTAAACAAGGGTGTTGAATTGTATGGAAGGCTCTGGGACTTGCTGGACATTCGTCTGTGCATGCTGGGTGGAATCCGCGTCTGTGTCGTTAAGTCTGTCTCTGGCGTGTGCTGCAATGTTGTTTCTTTCTGGGCTTCTGATGCATAGTACAGCAGATGTTGCTCTTCCTCGTACTCATCTTCATCACAACACGGAGGCTCCACTGAGAACTCATTTTGCTgatagaaagaaaaagaagagattgACATAGAgaatgagacaaaaaaaggaaagaatgacTTATTCCAATTTAGATTAAAAAACATCGGATTTATTTTAGGTTAAACGTTTTAGAAAGCTTCAGTTTTTGGTCCAGGGGATTAAATCTCCTGCTTGGTCCTTTTAGACATGTATTGTTTTACTTTTGTTCAGGGGGAAAACCAAA includes the following:
- the LOC114789363 gene encoding uncharacterized protein LOC114789363 isoform X1, coding for MKKVRRKGGNKEKVFGCDLAEHISVSCQDIPVVLRSCSEFIEENGIVDGIYRLSGVSSNTQKLRAEFESEGLPDLKKEVYLQDIHCVSSLCKAYFRELPNPLLTYQLYDRFAEAVAVQLEEERLVKIKEVLKDLNPLHLRTLEYLMRHLVKMANFSSQTNMHARNLAIVWAPNLLRSKDIEASGFNGTAAFMEVRVQSIVVEFILTHVPQLFPETASVEVTTERRKSLPSPNLLTNQDDSFFKAIPFQFPGNMSPGDGPPPMRPYHAIIEPTDKRKGSLKGRKWKSIFNLGGRLPDPRKKNKGSTKEKEKQSLRPAKSMDSLSPGPFDGNHQRAPPTQLLTTSTGVEGGAPGIGGAVSSGYAVKFRPKGGACVIAVSGVTGTPGTYNRLDTGEGPLGTDGQSALTQSVTKSPAVASRAERRAGMHISGPFSVTVPLHITSGLALGVLHRDKEDDEPNTSTEDEGETQVKEKETDRREKSRELSDEKKVQSEAAIEKAKSVEEEEIDRSTECEGGAKGERLERDISDEKLTEEQLSSGEEPGTSINGDLNSEEEMVEPEGDYMDMKSCLTISEIVDGPEVPSDLPHLVQQDSQDLDLPLDLQDTFGFLDLIDSGTSYQQNEFSVEPPCCDEDEYEEEQHLLYYASEAQKETTLQHTPETDLTTQTRIPPSMHRRMSSKSQSLPYNSTPLFSSVTITSPSDEEDVDTSEPSDYDEDDEDKDDMFYQSLPADLLFHGTSWTGAVSSENTDICVVSKLQESDQTVVTSCAVSQLIDSDEPHNSNDLCVNHSNVSDLESHGQGAVGCEKTQGIESPGQPETDGTHIPSADWDTHSIDQSNNPESEMINHADNSESNGRNAKTEDISGAGAGLQPATISEYMIDRQMTESEDEVTNTGTNAEEDDVLLPQDVHIEEHHPPIHVQRDFLVDDTETCCDDAVSETEESGSSSTAAAPSASAAVTSSASPEMNEASGAFLLELDTKRTGGWSERQKSTESEKNDQVCESVGGNTSEKKEGEEGKGDSKGETEEEWVGVDNSQEPSKDKPENYSNEGTQEEEEDKEEDISQKKDAMEAERRDEAVEEKNKGSCCGGDSRGGENVGKENQKRESSEDLGPGVGRTLVVSKHWAPKTHHAKAVPIVPPKPQHSRLTALNLRQQLQQRDMQAQHPDVRDVQQREQRDPQIHQDARRAEKQRHRDPPNTENRGAEKVEGRADQVGEKENGTQKRQDKPGREGEKNGDRDGKRDSLGPWDAEKDRRRDEAKRNSGVSICFDEAVARATREREKEKEKVERDKERERVPECQEE